AAGAATCGCTTTCATGAGCGATGATATCAACCGAGTGTCCGATATACGTTTGAGCCAAGTCTAATCGTTCTAATACCGATGTGTCGATGGCGTCACTCAGCATTCTTATTGTGTCAACATTTAAATCAATTCTCTCTGACCTTCCACCATATAAAGGATGACCTGTCCATATACTTGATACTACGTGGCTATGTGCATCAACGTTTATAACCCCATAGCCTGGTTCCCCCTCTGTTCCAATTGTGACGTAAGGGACATGTTTACCATTTTCATCCCTTATATAACCTGTGTGGTTAAAGCCAAATCCATCTTTAGAAGGAATCCCGTTATAAATCGTATGCTGAACACCAGGCACTTGATCTCCCATGCCAATTGCCCTTTGGCTAAGGTTTAAGACATCATACTCACTAATATAGTTGGTGATGTTATGATACTCTTTCCCTGCTTCAACCGCACCAGCCGGCAACATAGCGGGATTTAGTGTCACTGAGCGCACATGGCTGTTTTGAACACCGACGTAATTCGCTAACGCCCCACCAAGAGAGTTCCCTCCGACTGATGTGATTTCGCCGAACTCCTTCTCCATATCTGCCAAATAGCGATCGGCATCTTTAAGTTGTTGCGGGGTTGCTTCAGTGAGCAATTGAATATCTGTTATAAGATCAGCCATTCCATACTTACCATGAGCATTCGTCCCCATATACACCACGTGATACTCACCTGATGCCACATTTTGAACGGTCATGGCATCCATACCGCTTTTTTCTTTGTTAAAATTGTCGTTCATAACTTTAAAAGTCTTTCCATTAACTTCTATACTTGATTCATATTTAGGTTCCAAGTACACGTGTAAACCTGCTAATTCTACTAAATCTGCATCAGTTGTATTATTTGAATTAATTTCTGTGTTTATTTCAACAGTCATATTTTCTTATCCTCCCCTTAATCTATAACAATATCTCTTTTTCTTAAGGTATTATCTTGACTGCCGCTAGCAGATAATTTATTAACATAATTATCATGTAAAGAGATAGAATAGTTTCCCCTCGGTACACCTTCTAATGCTTTAAACTCTTGCACGATCTCGTCTAAAAGTGACTCTGTTGGTTTACTGTCTTTTTCGTCCATATAAACTTGTATTGAAATTGTTAAATAATTGGCATTGTATGCCTCTTTATCAAACTGGCTTTTAAGCTCTTCGGCACTAATCTCCGGATTTTCAAAATATAAACGATTCATTTTTTCCATTTCATCTCGTAAAGCCATCGGCTGGGTAAAGTAATATGGCGTCGTATAGCCTGTAGACCCCACATTGTTGATAGCCTCTTGACGCCAACCTACTATTGGATGTTTATCAGCAAGATCCTCCACAAAGTTATCCAATACCGCAAACTCCTCATCCATGATCATCGCTAATAAACCACCAAATAAACTTTGCTCAACTTGACTCGCCTCCGTCCAAATGCTTTCCGTCATAATTTGCTCTTCTTTTACATCTATGCCGATCATCGCATACGTATGGAAATGGGGTTCGCCGACCGATTCTACAAACACCGTCGCCCCATCCATGTTGCCGACGACATTATGGACGATCACCTCTGTTTTATATTCTTCAAGAAAAAAAGCCTTCATCGCTTCTTCTATTTCTGCAAATTTCTCGTTGGCGATCACATCTGTCTTCTCACCATTGACGAGGTCATAGTCTTCACCTATGTAATCATTCACACTGACATAGCGATCATCAAAGGCGTCGCCTGTGGTATAATCTCCATCTGTTTCATGACTGTTATTTTCTGTATTCATCGTCATACACCCTCCTAATATCAAACATACACATAGCGTGATGAAACTTGCTTTTATCATGATTTTCCCCCTAGATGGTACACGTCTCTTATTCTAAGATTCCTTTTATCGGTTTAACTGTATGGAACCGAGTTGTTAAGCTGCACTTTACAATAAAGCTAAGCTTCAATCAGTGGGAGTTTTCCTTCATCCCCCACTGATTGTTAGTTTAACTTATCGGACCTTTAGGGGCAGTTTATCCCCCACCTAAACTTTTCGATCTTCTTAAGTTTTCAGGTGGGGGTTTTACTGCCCCTTAAGAGTGGGATAAAATGAAATACGTTTAAAAACAGGAAATAAGAAGGGTGTCTTTCGTTTCAAAAAAACTAACATAGACCTGCTTTTTATAGGTATAAAATCACAGAACATGCTCCAATAACCTTTTTTCTTTGGTGAAGGTGTCCACAATTTTAAAAGACTTTTCACTAACCTTTATTCTCGATTCTACATCAGGTTCCAGATACTCTTTCCCTGCTTCAACCGCACCAGCCGGCAACATAGCGGGATTTAGTGTCACTGAGCGCACATGGCTGTTTTGAACACCGACGTAATTCGCTAACGCCCCACCAAGAGAGTTCCCTCCGACTGATGTGATTTCGCCGAACTCCTTCTCCATATCTGCCAAATAGCGATCGGCATCTTTAAGTTGTTGCGGGGTTGCTTCAGTGAGCAATTGAATATCTGTTATAAGATCAGCCATTCCATACTTACCATGAGCATTCGTCCCCATATACACCACGTGATACTCACCTGATGCCACATTTTGAACAGTCATGGCATCCATACCGCTTTTTTCTTCGTTGAAGTTGTCGTCCACTACACGAAAATCTTTATTATTAACTACTAAAATTTCATCATATTCAGGCGTCAAATAAACATGGAGACCAGATAGTTCAACTAAATCCGCATCAGTGGTTATATTTGAGTTGATTATTGTTTGCGTCATTTCTGTCACGCTCTTATTCCCCCTTAATCTTTTAAAACATCTCTTTTTCTAAGAGTATTACCTTGACTGCCACTAGCTGAAATTTTATTAACATAATTGTCGTGTAACGATAATTGATAATTTCCTCTCGGAACTCCCTCCAATTCTTCGAGTGCGTTCCCCAATTCTTGAAAGAGCACTTTATCTGGTTCAGCACCTTCTTCACTCATATAAAAATGGATTGAAAAAATGATATGTTCACTATTATATGCATCTTTATCAAAATGGCTCTTAAGCTCATCAGCACCAATCGAAGGTTTGTTGAAATATATGCCATTTATTTTTTCCATTTCTTCACTTAATGCTATAGGCATCGGCTGAACAAAATAATAGGGGGTTGTATAAGCAGTCGCTTTCACATTATTTATCGCTTCTTGTCTCAGTCCGACAACGGGGTAGTCTTCTGCTATTTGTTGTGTAAAAGCATCTAATACCGCAAATTCCTCGTTCATGATCATCGCTATCAGACCGCTGAAAATACTTTGCTCTACTTTAGTCGGTTGCGTCCAAATGTTTTCCGTCATAATTTTCTCTTCTTTTACATCTATGCCGATCATCGCATACGTATGGAAATGGGGTTCGCCGACCGATTCTACAAACACCGTCGCCCCATCCATGTTGCCGACGACATTATGGACGATCACCTCTGTTTTATATTCCTCAAGAAAAAAGGCCTTCATCGCTTCTTCTATTTCCGCAAATTTCTCGTTGGCGATCACATCCGTCTTCTCACCATTGACGAGGTCATAACCTTCACCCGTATAGTCATTCACACTGACATAGCGATCATCAAAGGCGTCGCCTGTGGTATAATCTCCATCTGTTTCATGACTGTTATTTTCTGTATTCATCGTCATACACCCTCCTAATATCAAACAGACACTTATCGTGATGAAACTTGCTTTTATCATGATTTTCCCCCTAGATGGTACACGTCTCTTATTCTTGACTTCCTTTTATCAGTTTAACTGTATGGAACCGAGTTGTTAAGCTTAACTTTACAATAAAATGAAATACGTTTAAAAACAGGAAATAAGAAGGGTGTCTTTCGTTTCAAAAAAACTAACATAGACCTGCTTTTTTATAGGTATAAAATCACAGAACATGCTCCAATAACCTTTTTTCTTTGGGGAAGGTGTCCACAATTTTAAAGACTTTTCGCTAACCTTTATACTCGATTCTACATCAGGTTCCAGATACTCTTTCCCTGCTTCAATCGCACCAGCCGGCAGCATAGCGGGATTTAGTGTCACTGAACGCACATGATTGTTTTGGACACCGACGTCATTCGCTAACGCCCCACCAAGAGAGTTCCCTCCAAGTGATGTGATTTCGCCGAACTCCTTCTCCATATCTGCCAAATAGCGATCGGCATCTTTAAGTTGTTGCGGGGTTGCTTCAGTGAGCAATTGAATATCTGTTATAAGATCAGCCATTCCATACTTACCATCAGCATTCGTCCCCATATACACCACGTGATACTCACCTGATGCCACATTTTGAACGGTCATGGCATCCATACCGCTTTTTTCTTCGTTGAAGTTGCTATGCTCAACATAAAATGATTTCTCATTTACTTTTATTACTTCACTTTCACTATATTCTAAATATACATGTAAACCAGATAACTCTACTAAATCAGCATCTGTTGTATTCTTTGAATTTATTTCTGTTGTATTTTCTCTTGTCAATTATATCTACTCCTTTACTTAATTATGCTTTTTTCCCTCAGTGAGTTATCTTGCCCTCCATTGGCAGAGAGCTTATTAATGTTATTATCATGCAACAAAATACGATAATTACCTCTTGGAGCCTCTTCAAGTTCACTGAATTCATTGACTATCTTCTCAAACAAATCTTGATCTGGTACAAGATCTTTTTCACTCATATAAAATTGAATACTAAAGAACAACTTTTCCGAATCATAATTTTCTTTATCAAATGCTTTTTTCAATTCTTCTTTGTTAATATCTGGATTATTAAAATACATGTCATTTAATCGGTCCATTTCCTCATCTAAAGCCATCGGCTGAACAAAATAATAAGGGGTTGTATAGGCAGTCGCTTTCACATTATTTATCGCTTCTTGCCTCAACCCAACAACAGGGTATTTTTCTGCTATTTGGTCTGTAAAAGCATCCAATGCCGCAAACTCCTCATCCATGATCATCGCCAAAAGACCACTGAAAATCCCTTGCTCAACTTGACTATCCTGCGTCCAAATGCTTTCCGTCATAATCTTCTCTTCTTTTACATCTATGCCGATCATCGCATATGTATGGAAGTGGGGTTCGCCGACCGATTCTACAAATACCGTCGCCCCATCCATGTTGCCGACGACATTATGGACGATCACCTCTGTTTTATATTCCTCAAGAAAAAAGGCCTTCATCGCTTCTTCTATTTCCGCAAATTTCTCGTTGGCGATCACATCCGTCTTCTCACCATTGACGAGGTCATAACCTTCACCCGTATAGTCATTCACACTGACATAGCGATCATCAAAGGCGTCGCCTGTGGTATAATCTCCATCTGTTTCATGACTGTTATTTTCTGTATTCATCGTCATACACCCTCCTAATATCAAACAGACACTTATCGTGATGAAACTTCCTTTTATCATGATTTTCCCCCTAGATGGTACACGTCTCTTATTCTAAGATTCCTTTTATCGGTTTAACTGTATGGAACCGAGTTGTTAAGCTGCACTTTACAATAAAGCTAAGCTTCAATCAGTGGGAGTTTTCCTTCATCCCCCACTGATTGTTAGTTTAACTTATCGGACCTTTAGGGGCAGTTTATCCCCCACCTAAACTTTTCGATCTTCTTAAGTTTTCAGGTGGGGGTTTTACTGCCCCTTAAGAGTGGGATAAAATGAAATAAGTTTAAAAACAGGAAATAAGAAGGGTGTCTTTCGTTTCAAAAAAACTAACATAGACCTGCTTTTTATAGGTATAAAATCACATAACATGCACCAATAACCTTTTTTATTTGGTGAAGGTGTCCACAATTTTAAAAGACTTTTCACTAACCTTTATACAGCTAAGCTTCAATCAGTGGGAATTTTCCTTCATCCTCCACTGATTGTTAGTTTAACTTATCGGACCTTTAGGGGCAGTTCATCCTCCACCTAACTTTTCGATTTTCTTACGTTTTGAGGTGGGGGGTTTTACTGCCCCTTATGGGTGGGATAATCGAGTCACGTTTAGGTTCCAAATACACGTGTAAACCTGCTAATTCTACTAAATCTGCATCTGTTGTTTTCGTTGGATCTATTTCTGAGTTCAGTTTTACCGCCACTTGTTCTACTCCTTTATTGTCTGATAATATCTCTTTCATCCAAAGAATTATCCTGACTCCCACTAGCGGATAATTTATTAATATAATTATCATGTAAATTGATCCAATAGTTTCCCCTCGGTACACCTTCTAATGCTTTAAACTCTTGCACGATGTCGTCTAAAAGTGACTCTGTTGGCTTGGTGTCTTTTTCTTTCATGTAAAATTGTACTGTTATTGATAAATAATTGGCATTGTATGCCTCTTTAACAAACTGGCTTTTAAGCTCTTCAGCACTAATCTCCGGATTTTCAAAATATAAACTATTTAATTCTTCCATTTCATCTCGTAAAGCCATCGGTTGAACAAAATAATAAGGGGTGGTATAGGCAGTCGCTTTCACATTATTTATCGCTTCTTGCCTCAATCCAACAACAGGGTATTTTTCTGCTATTTGGTCTGTAAAAGCATCCAATGCCGCAAACTCCTCATCCATGATCATCGCCAAAAGACCACTGAAGATCCCTTGCTCAACTTGACTATCCTGCGTCCAAATGCTTTCCGTCATAATTTGCTCTTCTTTTACATCTATGCCGATCATCGCATACGTATGGAAATGAGGTTCCCCGACCGATTCTACAAATACCGTCGCCCCATCCATGTTCCCGACGACATTATGGACGATCACCTCTGTTTTATATTCTTCAAGAAAAAAGGCCTTCATCGCTTCTTCTATTTCTGCAAATTTCTCGTTGGCGATCACATCCGTCTTCTCACCATTGACGAGGTCATAGTCTTCACCTATGTAATCATTCACACTGACATAGCGATCATCAAAGGCGTCGCCTGTGGTATAATCACCTGTGGTGTCGTTATTGTTATTAGCTTCATTTATCGGCATACAGGCTGTTACTAACATCGTTAACCCAAGTCCTATCACACTTATTTTTTTCATTCGACATCCTCCTCGAAAATAGCTAACGTGTAGCGTCTTAATTATGTGGTTATATGTTATACGTCAAAAGCCCCTTTTAGCAGGCCTTTTTTTGATGCATGATGGCAGTTTGACAGAGGTTTGCCTCATCTACAAACACACAAAACCTCCTAAAGGTAACTATGTTATCTGTCTACCTTCAGGAGGTTAATTCACTTTAATTTTATAACGTCTTACCACGTGGCAGCCCGTCCAATCTGTTCTTCTAAAATGCTCATATTCGTTTTCACACTTGAGGAAACATCATGTAGAACCGTTATCGCTTCTGCCTCGTGGTCAGATAATTGATAGACGATATCATCAAACAGTCGCTGCATGTCTTTTAAAATAGACGTGGCCGCCGAGTTATAAATGTGGATGTTATAATAGCCGGAATCGTTAAATAAGGCAGAATCGATGTAAGGCCGCAAATTATCCACCACAACTGGATAATGTGTTAAAAATTTTTGCAGGCCTGTTCGGACTCCCCGAAGCATCTCATTTAATTCATCCATCGGCTCTAATATTCCATTCACTTTTTCTTTTATATTTTCGTCATAATTTGTAAATGTACTTAAAATAAGGTTCCCAGGGTTTCCGTATAAATGGATGTTCGTTCCGGTTCTAATAATTGACGTAATTTGTTCACCAGACCATTCAATCAAGTTCACTGTCGTTTTTAAGCTCGTCGCTATTGGGAGCAAGACAAAACTGCTGCCCGTTTTAAATTGCTCCATTGCAATATTTAGACACTGTTCTTTTAATGCCATGAAATTGAGGAGATAGGGAGACTCTACCATTTCCACAGCCGTGGTTTGCTGTATGTTATCACCATCGCCCACACCGGACTGATTCGAGATAGCACTTGCTAAGCTGTTGTCGATCGTATCAAACGCGACTGCCACTTGATCCACTTGTGTACCGAATTCTTTCACTTGGTCATACATGTTACTGTAGTTTGTTGTCACATAGTTAAAATGAGACGCCAGTTCGCCTACAACGACATCGTGAAAACGTTCCTGGCCCGCCTTAAATATCTCTTCAATTTTAGTCATAACAGTATCGTCAATGGCCGCTATGAATTCATCCAATTGATCCTCTAGCCTTCTGAGATAGCTCCTTATTTCAGCGAAGACTGCATCTAAATCGATCGCTTTTTTCGTAATAAATTTTAACAAGGCTACCGGTGGACATTCTAATAGAAAGTTTAAAGACTCACATCTTGCCTCAATAACATCTACAACCATATGAAGCCCTTGTATGACTTGCTTAAACATGCCATTTCCAAACCGGATATATCGTAACAAACCGTCTTCTACAATGTTTTCCACACTTTCCTGATAAACTTCACGCAACTGGTTTAACCGCGTCTCATACACTGTGCTTTCATGCATGATGATCTCCATTGAATGATTAACATACTGCTGTGCCCAGTCTAACTGACCTAACACAGAGGTTTCTATACCATCACTGAGCATTCTAATTGTCTCGACATTGAGATTAATTCGTTCTGACCTTCCTCCGTATAAAGGACGGCCTGTCCAAAGACTCGATACGAGATGATAATGGGCATCTACTTTAATTACACCATAGCCTGGTGCCCCCTCTGTCCCCACCGTCACATGAGAAACATGCTTCCCATCTTCCCGGACATAACCCGTATGATTAAAACTGATTCCTGCAGCTGATGGAATCCCATTATAGATTGTATGTCTGGAGCCAGGTACTTGATTACTAAGACCAATCGAGCTTACTCCAAGATTCAAGATGTCATATTGGCCAATATAATTCACGATATTCTCATACTCTTTATCTGTCTGCACAGCACTAGCAGGCAGTAAAGCAGGATTTAATGTAACAGAACGAACATGTTCATGCCTTACACCAACCATATTCGCTAACGCACCACCGAGAGAGTTACCCGTTACGGACGTGATGTCCCCATATTTTTGCTCCATTTTTACAAAATAGTGCTCGGCTCCTTCAAGCTGTGCTGGAACTGGTGCTGTTAGTAGCTGCACATCTGTCACAATATCCGCTGTCCCATATTTACCGTGGACATTGGTACCCATATACACAATATGGTATTCGCCTGACGTCATATTTTGAATGGTCATGGCATCAAGTCCTGTAGGATCTTCATTGAAATAACTGTCTCGAACTCTGTATGCTTTTCCATTCACTTCAAAAACTTGGTCTTTAGCATATTCTAAATAGGCGTGTAATCCAGCTAATTCTACTAACTCTTGATCTGTCGTCATCATCGGGTTTACTATTTGCTTCACGTCAGTTGTCACATTAAATCCCCCCTTTACTTAATGATGTCACTCTTTTCCAATGAATTCTCTTGATCTCCACTAGCTGATTGTTTGTTGATCTTATTGTCGTGTAAAGAGAGTGTATAATTAGCACGCGGTACGCCTTCTATATCCTCAAAACTGGCGACAATATCAT
The Salipaludibacillus sp. LMS25 DNA segment above includes these coding regions:
- a CDS encoding DUF1672 family protein, with product MNTENNSHETDGDYTTGDAFDDRYVSVNDYIGEDYDLVNGEKTDVIANEKFAEIEEAMKAFFLEEYKTEVIVHNVVGNMDGATVFVESVGEPHFHTYAMIGIDVKEEQIMTESIWTEASQVEQSLFGGLLAMIMDEEFAVLDNFVEDLADKHPIVGWRQEAINNVGSTGYTTPYYFTQPMALRDEMEKMNRLYFENPEISAEELKSQFDKEAYNANYLTISIQVYMDEKDSKPTESLLDEIVQEFKALEGVPRGNYSISLHDNYVNKLSASGSQDNTLRKRDIVID
- a CDS encoding DUF1672 family protein; translation: MIKASFITISVCLILGGCMTMNTENNSHETDGDYTTGDAFDDRYVSVNDYTGEGYDLVNGEKTDVIANEKFAEIEEAMKAFFLEEYKTEVIVHNVVGNMDGATVFVESVGEPHFHTYAMIGIDVKEEKIMTENIWTQPTKVEQSIFSGLIAMIMNEEFAVLDAFTQQIAEDYPVVGLRQEAINNVKATAYTTPYYFVQPMPIALSEEMEKINGIYFNKPSIGADELKSHFDKDAYNSEHIIFSIHFYMSEEGAEPDKVLFQELGNALEELEGVPRGNYQLSLHDNYVNKISASGSQGNTLRKRDVLKD
- a CDS encoding DUF1672 family protein gives rise to the protein MNTENNSHETDGDYTTGDAFDDRYVSVNDYTGEGYDLVNGEKTDVIANEKFAEIEEAMKAFFLEEYKTEVIVHNVVGNMDGATVFVESVGEPHFHTYAMIGIDVKEEKIMTESIWTQDSQVEQGIFSGLLAMIMDEEFAALDAFTDQIAEKYPVVGLRQEAINNVKATAYTTPYYFVQPMALDEEMDRLNDMYFNNPDINKEELKKAFDKENYDSEKLFFSIQFYMSEKDLVPDQDLFEKIVNEFSELEEAPRGNYRILLHDNNINKLSANGGQDNSLREKSIIK
- a CDS encoding DUF1672 family protein, which translates into the protein MKKISVIGLGLTMLVTACMPINEANNNNDTTGDYTTGDAFDDRYVSVNDYIGEDYDLVNGEKTDVIANEKFAEIEEAMKAFFLEEYKTEVIVHNVVGNMDGATVFVESVGEPHFHTYAMIGIDVKEEQIMTESIWTQDSQVEQGIFSGLLAMIMDEEFAALDAFTDQIAEKYPVVGLRQEAINNVKATAYTTPYYFVQPMALRDEMEELNSLYFENPEISAEELKSQFVKEAYNANYLSITVQFYMKEKDTKPTESLLDDIVQEFKALEGVPRGNYWINLHDNYINKLSASGSQDNSLDERDIIRQ
- a CDS encoding SA1320 family protein, whose amino-acid sequence is MTTDVKQIVNPMMTTDQELVELAGLHAYLEYAKDQVFEVNGKAYRVRDSYFNEDPTGLDAMTIQNMTSGEYHIVYMGTNVHGKYGTADIVTDVQLLTAPVPAQLEGAEHYFVKMEQKYGDITSVTGNSLGGALANMVGVRHEHVRSVTLNPALLPASAVQTDKEYENIVNYIGQYDILNLGVSSIGLSNQVPGSRHTIYNGIPSAAGISFNHTGYVREDGKHVSHVTVGTEGAPGYGVIKVDAHYHLVSSLWTGRPLYGGRSERINLNVETIRMLSDGIETSVLGQLDWAQQYVNHSMEIIMHESTVYETRLNQLREVYQESVENIVEDGLLRYIRFGNGMFKQVIQGLHMVVDVIEARCESLNFLLECPPVALLKFITKKAIDLDAVFAEIRSYLRRLEDQLDEFIAAIDDTVMTKIEEIFKAGQERFHDVVVGELASHFNYVTTNYSNMYDQVKEFGTQVDQVAVAFDTIDNSLASAISNQSGVGDGDNIQQTTAVEMVESPYLLNFMALKEQCLNIAMEQFKTGSSFVLLPIATSLKTTVNLIEWSGEQITSIIRTGTNIHLYGNPGNLILSTFTNYDENIKEKVNGILEPMDELNEMLRGVRTGLQKFLTHYPVVVDNLRPYIDSALFNDSGYYNIHIYNSAATSILKDMQRLFDDIVYQLSDHEAEAITVLHDVSSSVKTNMSILEEQIGRAATW